A part of Fusarium graminearum PH-1 chromosome 3, whole genome shotgun sequence genomic DNA contains:
- a CDS encoding bys protein, with the protein MPKATTPTAMRQTRRHNPLEDDITATGILKNKPSKKRSKGNDDEAENFVDDRASRTILRIGRELAEEENAGKPVAAKPTIDNFGYDSRFGDEAEDENKVYDDDEAWGEDDEVVEEIEVDPNDLDMYRKFMPDEEDDDLLKHGWDLKPTGEEQGDSVNLADLILEKIAAHEAAQERRENNLGPPDEEEFELPEKVVDVYTKVGQILARYKSGPLPKPAKIMPTVPNWEALVNITQPESWSTNACYQMTRIFISSKPQVAQRFMEMVILDRVREEIYETKKLNVHLFNSLKKALYKPAAFFKGFLFPLVGSGTCTLREAHIISAALVRVSIPVLHSAAALKGLCDIAAQEASHGTEGGGATNIFIKALLEKKYALPFQVIDALVFHFLRFRSVDPASVKAGDNMSGINEGDAKTKLPVIWHQCLLAFAQRYKGDVTEDQREALLDLLLTHGHSAIGPEVRRELLAGRGRGVPIEQTGPALDGDDTMLID; encoded by the exons ATGCCCAAAGCCACTACCCCTACTGCCATGCGGCAGACACGACGACATAACCCTCTCGAGGATGACATCACAGCTACTGGtatcctcaagaacaagccttccaagaagagatcaaaAGGCAACGATGATGAGGCGGAAAACTTTGTTGACGACCGCGCCTCTCGAACAATCTTGCGCATAGGTCGCGAGTtggctgaggaggagaatgctGGCAAGCCTGTCGCTGCTAAGCCCACTATCGACAACTTCGGTTACGATTCGCGATTTGGcgacgaggctgaggatgagaacaaggtctacgacgacgacgaggctTGGggcgaggatgacgaggttgttgaagagattgaggtTGATCCCAATGACCTTGACATGTACCGAAAGTTCATGCccgacgaggaggatgacgattTGCTCAAGCACGGTTGGGATCTCAAGCCCACCGGAGAGGAGCAAGGCGACAGCGTCAACCTTGCAGATCTGATTCTGGAGAAGATTGCTGCCCACGAGGCGGCGCAGGAGCGACGTGAGAACAACCTGGGACCCCCCGACGAGGAAGAGTTTGAGCTGCCCGAAAAGGTTGTCGATGTATACACCAA GGTTGGCCAAATCCTTGCGCGATACAAGTCCGGTCCCTTGCCAAAGCCTGCGAAAATCATGCCAACAGTGCCGAACTGGGAGGCTCTCGTTAACATCACCCAACCCGAGAGCTGGTCAACTAACGCCTGTTATCAAATGACAAGAATCTTCATTTCAAGCAAGCCTCAAGTGGCTCAGCGATTTATGGAGATGGTCATCCTAGACCGTGTCCGTGAGGAGATCTACGAaaccaagaagctcaatgtTCACTTGTTCAACTCGCTCAAGAAGGCTCTTTACAAGCCTGCTGCTTTCTTCAAGGGATTCCTGTTCCCCCTCGTTGGCAGCGGAACATGCACACTCCGAGAGGCTCATATTATTTCTGCTGCCTTGGTCCGAGTCTCTATTCCCGTTCTTCACTCTGCCGCTGCTCTGAAGGGACTCTGCGATATCGCTGCTCAGGAGGCATCGCACGGTACCGAGGGTGGAGGTGccaccaacatcttcatcaaggcccttctcgagaagaaaTACGCGCTCCCCTTCCAGGTTATCGATGCCCTGGTCTTCCACTTCCTGCGATTCCGAAGTGTCGATCCTGCTTCAGTCAAGGCCGGTGACAACATGTCTGGTATCAACGAGGGAGATGCCAAGACTAAGTTGCCTGTTATCTGGCACCAGTGTTTGCTTGCATTTGCCCAGCGTTACAAGGGTGATGTCACAGAAGATCAGCGTGAGGCCCTacttgatcttctcctgACACATGGCCACTCTGCTATTGGACCTGAGGTGAGGAGAGAGCTGTTGGCCGGACGAGGCCGTGGTGTACCCATCGAGCAAACAGGCCCGGCGctggatggtgatgataccATGCTCATCGACTAa